The genomic stretch TGCATCAGGATTTTCGGCATCGACGAGCCCAGCGCGATGGCCGCCTCGACATAGGGTTCCTCACGCGCAGACAGCACGACCGAACGCACCAGCCGCACCACGCGCGGCACCTCGGGCACTGTGATCGCGATAATGACCGACCCCAGACTGGGCCCGTTCAATGCCACCAGCGCAATCGCCAGCAGGATCGCAGGAATGGCCATCAGGCTGTCCATGATCCGCATGATGATGCTGTCGGCGGTGCGGAAATAACCCGCCACAAGGCCGATCATCAGCCCCACGGCCACGCTGACCGCTGCCGCCCCGATGCCGATCAGCAACGACACGCGCCCGCCGGTCATCACGCGGCTAAAGATGTCGCGGCCATAGGGATCTGTGCCCAGCAGAAATTCCGACGATGGCGGCTTCAGCCGCGCCATCGCGTTCATCGCCAGCGGATCGTAGGGCACATAAAGCGGTGCCAGCAGGGCGGCCATCACGATCACCACAAGGATCGCGGCAGCAAGGATCGGACCGACGCCCACGCGCGCTCCTGCGGGCAGCGAAAACAAGCCGGTAATCACGTGAAAGGCACTCTGTCGGGATTGGGGAAGTTCGGCCATGTCAGTACCTGATCCTTGGGTCGAAGAATGAATAAGAGATATCAACCAGCAGGTTGACCATCACATAGATGCCCGCCGTCAGCAGGATCATCGCCTGGATCACCGGATAGTCGCGCGCCAGAATGGCATCGACGGTCAACCGCCCGATGCCGGGGATGTTGAACACGCTTTCGGTCACCACCACGCCCGAGATCAGCAGCGCGAAACCGGTGCCGATGATCGTCAGGATCGGCACGGCGGCGTTGCGCAGCGCGTGGCGGAACAGCACGACGTTTTCACGCACACCCTTGGCGCGGGCGGTGCGGATATAGTCTTCGCCCAGCACTTCCAGCATCGAGGCGCGGGTCATCCGTGCAATCAGCGCGATATAGATCGTGGCCAGCGTCAGCGACGGCAGGATCGCGCGGCTGAAGAAAGCGCCGAACCCTTCCGAGGGGGCCTTGTACCCCTGCACCGGCACCCAGCGCAGGTCGATCGCAAAGATCTGGATCAGGATATAGCCGATCACAAAGACCGGCACCGAAAAGCCCAGAACCGAAAAGGACATGACCAGAAAATCGACCCATGTGCGGTGACGCCATGCGGCAATCACGCCCATCGGCACGGCCAGCAGGACCGAAATCACGATGGTCATCAGCGCGATGTTGATGGTCGGCCCCAGCCGGGCCCCGACCATTCCGGCCACCGAAGTGTTCGACAACAGCGACGTGCCCAGATCGCCCCGCGCCAACTGTCCCATCCATGTCATGAATTGCGTCAGCAGCGGGTCGTTCAGACCCAGACTGTCGCGGATGCGTTCAAGTTGCGCAGGCGTGGCCGCATCTCCGGCAAGGATCGCAGCCGGATCACCCGGCGTCAGGCGCAGCAGCAGGAACACGAAAATGGCGACAATCACCATCACCGGGATCGTGGCCAGCACGCGCTTAAGTATATAGACGAACATGCGGGATGCTCCTTGGGGTTGGTCGGGCGGGATGCGTCAGGCGCACGATGTAACAAGGAAAGGGGCGCACGCTGCCGCGCGCCCCTTGGTTGCGCTTATTCAGCTTCTTTGGTCACGTTCCAGAACACCGGCACCGGGGAGGGCAGCATGTTCTGGATGGTGTTCCGACGCGCCTGCGGGATCAGGTATTCGCCCATCATGAAATAGTTGACGTTCGTCATGACGTGTTCCTGGATTTTCTCCGCGACCTCTTTTTGCGCGGCGGCATCAGGGGCGGCCACAAAGGCTGCACGCAGCTCTTCGATCTCGGGGTCTGTCGGCCAGCCGAACCATGCGTCATCCCCGCGCCCGTTGACCATCACGTTGATCAGCGGATCAGAGATTTCCGGCACCATCCAGTTGGTGAAGAACAGGTTCCAGCCGCCTTCGCTGACCGGGTTCTGTTGGGCGCGACGTTGCACAACCGACTGCCAGTCCATGGATTGCAGATCGACCTCAAAGCCCGCTTCGCGCAGGGCTTGCGCCGCCACAACGGGCTGGTTGATCAGGCTGACCACATCGGTCGGCGCCATCAACGTGATGGGGGTCCCGTCATAGCCTGCCTCTTTCAGCAGCGCCTGAGCCTTTTCGATGTTGGCCCCACCGGTCAGGTCCTCGGACCCGGCTTCGCTGCCCAGCGGAGTCGAGCAACCGAAGATCGCACCACAGACGTTATAGTATTCGGGATCGCCCTGCATGGTCGCCAGCATCGATTCCTGATCCAGCGCGGCCATGGCCGCCTGACGGATCAACTGGTTGTCGAAGGGTGGCAGCAGGAAGTTGGGGCGGCCCACGGCGACATAGCCCAACTGGTCACGCTTTTCGACGGTGACATCGGGATTCGCGCTGAGGATCGGCAGCAGGTCGATCTGCACCTGCTCAAGATAGTCGATTTCGCCAGCCGACAGCGCGTTGATCGCGGTCAGCGAGTCGGGCATCGTGGTCCATACGACCTTGTCGACGTTCACGACCTTGCCGCCCGCCATCCAAGATGCGGGTTCGGAACGTGGCACATAGTCGTCGAATTTCTCGTAAGTGACCGACACGCCGGGTTCATATTCTTCGGCATTAAAGACGAAGGGACCGGAACCGATATATTCGGTGATGGTCTCGTCGGGCGACGTCGCCGCGACACGCGCCGGCATGATGAACGGCGGCACCGCCGACTGTTTGGAGATCACGTCCAGCAGGGGCGCGAAAGGTTCGCTCAGGGTCCAGACGACAGTTTTGTCATCCGTCGCTTCAAGGCTGTCGGTCACGTCAAAGATCAACTGCCCGCCCGAGTCGCGCTTGCCCCAACGGTTCAGCGAGGCAACAACATCGGCACCGGTCACAGGCGCGCCATCGTGGAACAGCAGACCGTCGCGCAGCGTAAAGGTATAGACCAGACCGTCGTCCGATACTTCCCAGCTTGCCATTTGCGGCTGCGGGGCAAAGTTTTCGTCCACGGCTGTCAGCACGTCATAGATCATATAGGCGTGGTCGCGCGTAATGTGCGCAGTGGTGATAACCGGATCAAGCACCCGCAGGCCCGAATGCATGACGGCTGTCAGCGTTTTTTCGTCGTCTTGTGCCAGCAAGGCACCGGGGGCCATCAGGGCGGTGCCAGCCGCCAAAGCCGCAGCAAGGCCGCGCGTGGTTTTCATAGCAGATCTTAAAGTCAGCATTTTGGATTCCCTTGTTGGATTTCGTTTGGTGATTTTAGATCGCGGCACCCGTTCTGCCGTGATCGGGGCGCGCCGTTTCGGCGCTTGCGGTCTTGAAAACGGGACCGTTGGGGCACAGCCGCAATCCGTCGCGCAGCCGCGTGAACGGCAGATCGGCAGGATTGAACGGCATCGGACCGGGCGCACAGGCCACGATGATTTCGCGTGCGATGGGTGCAAAATCGGCCCGGAAATGAGTTGAACTCTTGACCACCAGAATCGCCTGATCCTCGGGGGTGACACCGGCAAAGCGGAACATCTCGCGGTCGGCCATCTGGGCAATGCGGCTGGTGACCACCACCCGCACGCCGCCGATGCGCAGGCAGGCAGAGGGGCCAAGGTTCAGGTGCGTGCCACCGTAGTAGGGGCCTGTCGCATGAACCTTGCCGTCGGACAGGCACTCGACCAGTGCGTCAGTCTCGACCGCTGCGATGTCGGGCAGGGCGGGATGGCCGCCGATGCAAAACCGGGCTGTTGTCCCTTTCCCAGACGCATGTGCCAGCCGCACGGTTTCGGGATCAACGATCAGCCCGATCGCTGCATTCTGTGCATTCGCATCTATCAACGCGCGCAACAGCCCCGTCGTGGCCGAGACACCGCCCGCACCGGGATTGTCCTGCGTGTCGGCTATGACAACAGGACCGTCCCCGCCTGCCGCGGCTTGCGCATAGGCCACCGCGGCGTCCGGCAGGAACGTAACGTTGTCGAAATCAGCCTCGGCGGCCTCGTAGGCGGCGGCGATGGCATCGGCGGCGTGGTCAGCGGCCTGTTGTGTGGTGGCAAATGCGATGGCACAGGGGCCGCAATCGGGAATATCCGCCGCCGGGAACCCCATGAACAGCGAAGCCGTCAACACGCCATCCACCTCGACCGCGTCCAGCCCCGCATACAGCCCGCGCGCAGGGTGCATATCGGTGGTCTGAAACGGGATCGGCACCAGATAGGACATGTGCCGGAACGCCTTGGCCGGACGCACGCCCGTGCGCATCAACCTGTCCAGCAAACCCGCGGCCGTCGCCCCCGTGGCGGCCATATCCACATGCGGATAGGTGCGAAAACCCACCAGAACATCGACCGCATCCACACTGGCCTGTGAGATATTGCCATGCAGGTCCAGCGCAACGGCAATCGGCACATCCGGCCCCACGACCGCCCGGACGCGGCGCAGAATTTCACCTTCGCCGTCATCATGGTGTTCAGCGACCATCGCGCCGTGAAGATCAAGAAACACGCCGTCCAGCGGCCCCGCCGCCCCTATGCCCTGCACGATCTCTGCAAGGATCTGTTCAAACGCATCCTGCGTCACATGCGCGGACGGAATGGCACCCGCCCAAAGCACCGGAACCACGTCCCAACCCAGCGCTGCCGCCGTCGAGAACGCGCCGGAAATGCCAAGGTTCACCCCATGAACGGCCCCGGCCATATCCGCCCCGCGCACCAACGGGACATAGCCCCCGCCCTCCAGAAACGCGGTCATATCCGCCGGGTCGGGTGCGAAGGTATTCGTTTCGTGAAGAAAGCCAGCCAAGGCAACTTTCATGGAAACTCCATTGTTTTGCGAAACCGGCGCCTGAAGGGGAAGGGTTTTCGCGGTGTATTGCAGAACGATACATATATATCGTACCACAACCATAAGAGCGATTCTCCACGCACGTCAACAAGAGGTATTTGATGCCCGGCATTCTCAGATCGGATTCACCCAAAGCGACCAATTTTCATGCAGACGAAGACCGGCTGTTTGTCCGCTCTGCGGCGCGCGCCATGCAGGTGCTGGGCGCATTTCACCGCGCCGACGGTCCCCTTAGCTTGTCGCACATCGCCCAGCGCGCCGGCATCGACCGGTCGGCGGCGCAACGTCTGGTGCATACGCTGGTCAAATTGGGCTATATCCGGCGCAGCGCCGATGATCGGGGCTATTTGCCCGGGTTGCGCCTGCTGGACCACACGCTGGATGTACTGCGCATGGACCCCGTTGTGCAAAAGGCCACGCCGGTGCTGCTGGAACTGCGCAAAACCATTCCCGAACGTGTCGATCTAAGCCTGTTTGACGAAACCCGCCTGATCTATGCCCTGCGGATACAAAGCAAGCGCGAGACCTTTTTCGCCACCCTGGTCGGGCACAGCATTCCGACATTTTGCACCGCCGGCGGGCGCGCTGTATTGTCGGCGCTGCCCGACGACGCGGCACGCGA from Pseudosulfitobacter sp. DSM 107133 encodes the following:
- a CDS encoding ABC transporter substrate-binding protein — encoded protein: MKTTRGLAAALAAGTALMAPGALLAQDDEKTLTAVMHSGLRVLDPVITTAHITRDHAYMIYDVLTAVDENFAPQPQMASWEVSDDGLVYTFTLRDGLLFHDGAPVTGADVVASLNRWGKRDSGGQLIFDVTDSLEATDDKTVVWTLSEPFAPLLDVISKQSAVPPFIMPARVAATSPDETITEYIGSGPFVFNAEEYEPGVSVTYEKFDDYVPRSEPASWMAGGKVVNVDKVVWTTMPDSLTAINALSAGEIDYLEQVQIDLLPILSANPDVTVEKRDQLGYVAVGRPNFLLPPFDNQLIRQAAMAALDQESMLATMQGDPEYYNVCGAIFGCSTPLGSEAGSEDLTGGANIEKAQALLKEAGYDGTPITLMAPTDVVSLINQPVVAAQALREAGFEVDLQSMDWQSVVQRRAQQNPVSEGGWNLFFTNWMVPEISDPLINVMVNGRGDDAWFGWPTDPEIEELRAAFVAAPDAAAQKEVAEKIQEHVMTNVNYFMMGEYLIPQARRNTIQNMLPSPVPVFWNVTKEAE
- a CDS encoding M81 family metallopeptidase, producing MKVALAGFLHETNTFAPDPADMTAFLEGGGYVPLVRGADMAGAVHGVNLGISGAFSTAAALGWDVVPVLWAGAIPSAHVTQDAFEQILAEIVQGIGAAGPLDGVFLDLHGAMVAEHHDDGEGEILRRVRAVVGPDVPIAVALDLHGNISQASVDAVDVLVGFRTYPHVDMAATGATAAGLLDRLMRTGVRPAKAFRHMSYLVPIPFQTTDMHPARGLYAGLDAVEVDGVLTASLFMGFPAADIPDCGPCAIAFATTQQAADHAADAIAAAYEAAEADFDNVTFLPDAAVAYAQAAAGGDGPVVIADTQDNPGAGGVSATTGLLRALIDANAQNAAIGLIVDPETVRLAHASGKGTTARFCIGGHPALPDIAAVETDALVECLSDGKVHATGPYYGGTHLNLGPSACLRIGGVRVVVTSRIAQMADREMFRFAGVTPEDQAILVVKSSTHFRADFAPIAREIIVACAPGPMPFNPADLPFTRLRDGLRLCPNGPVFKTASAETARPDHGRTGAAI
- a CDS encoding ABC transporter permease; this encodes MAELPQSRQSAFHVITGLFSLPAGARVGVGPILAAAILVVIVMAALLAPLYVPYDPLAMNAMARLKPPSSEFLLGTDPYGRDIFSRVMTGGRVSLLIGIGAAAVSVAVGLMIGLVAGYFRTADSIIMRIMDSLMAIPAILLAIALVALNGPSLGSVIIAITVPEVPRVVRLVRSVVLSAREEPYVEAAIALGSSMPKILMQHLMPNTFAPLIVQGTYICASAILIEAILSFLGAGVSTEIPTWGNIMAEGRSYFQIKPGLIFWPGLMLSLCILAINLLGDTARDLLDPRLKKREG
- a CDS encoding IclR family transcriptional regulator — translated: MPGILRSDSPKATNFHADEDRLFVRSAARAMQVLGAFHRADGPLSLSHIAQRAGIDRSAAQRLVHTLVKLGYIRRSADDRGYLPGLRLLDHTLDVLRMDPVVQKATPVLLELRKTIPERVDLSLFDETRLIYALRIQSKRETFFATLVGHSIPTFCTAGGRAVLSALPDDAARDIILRTPLQPYTSKTRTEPDEIIDSISTARRNGYAMVTEEYVLGEVAIGVAITGRDGRPLGAIHVAASLAEWTPEEFVRQSAPVAIEAARAIVGSL
- a CDS encoding ABC transporter permease; its protein translation is MFVYILKRVLATIPVMVIVAIFVFLLLRLTPGDPAAILAGDAATPAQLERIRDSLGLNDPLLTQFMTWMGQLARGDLGTSLLSNTSVAGMVGARLGPTINIALMTIVISVLLAVPMGVIAAWRHRTWVDFLVMSFSVLGFSVPVFVIGYILIQIFAIDLRWVPVQGYKAPSEGFGAFFSRAILPSLTLATIYIALIARMTRASMLEVLGEDYIRTARAKGVRENVVLFRHALRNAAVPILTIIGTGFALLISGVVVTESVFNIPGIGRLTVDAILARDYPVIQAMILLTAGIYVMVNLLVDISYSFFDPRIRY